GCTTGTTGAGCTCGGGTTGCCGGTGCGTGTGTTCGTGCGCGATGCGAAGCGCATCCGTGGGCGCTGGTGGGAAGATCGGGTTGAAGTCGTCACTGGCGACCTCATGGACCCCGTCACAGTCGCGCGCGCGCTCGAGGGCGCGGACACGGCGTACTACCTCGACCACTCCATGACGAACTCCGCGGACTGTGCCGCACGCGACCGGATCGCGGCGCGCAATGTCGTCAACGCCGGACGCGAGCTGCGC
This genomic stretch from Gemmatimonas sp. harbors:
- a CDS encoding NAD(P)H-binding protein — its product is MTVLITGATGYIGGRLTPRLVELGLPVRVFVRDAKRIRGRWWEDRVEVVTGDLMDPVTVARALEGADTAYYLDHSMTNSADCAARDRIAARNVVNAGRELR